A DNA window from Ornithobacterium rhinotracheale DSM 15997 contains the following coding sequences:
- a CDS encoding alpha-ketoacid dehydrogenase subunit alpha/beta: MQENDNILSQEISFETFKNEILNDYYTARLSREISLLGRKEVLTGKAKFGIFGGGKEVPQIALSKVFKKGDFRSGYYRDQTLMLAIGETTPENIFAQLYATTDEELEPASAGRQMTSHFATHSLNKQGEWNRLSEQKNSVSDISPTAGQMPRLVGLGQASKYYKNVPSADPDQQFSINGREIAFGTIGDASTSEGHFWECINAIGVMQVPVVLSIWDDEYGISVNAEFQRTKSNLSEMLEGFRKTADERGIEIITTSATDYAHMLESYQKAEKIAREEYTPVVVHVRNCTQPQGHSTSGSHERYKSPERLQWEKENDNIEKLKQFILSFEGEQNGTVLKIATEEEIQELDKKAKTDARQAQKKAWADYTAIIQKLKDEAVALIEQNIAQSSNAAFLKKELDDLNNQLSTYKRSVFYTVRKVLRLTAKENYPAREALSQWYQKAMAEEYEHYSTRLYFEDFKDLPKAVKPTYDENPEEVDGRIVLRDNFEKIFEKNPKVLAFGEDSGKIGDVNQGLEGLQEKFGIDRVSDTGIREATILGQGIGLAMRGLRPIAEIQYLDYVLYCLQGMSDDLATLCYRSNARQVAPVIVRTRGHRLEGIWHAGSPMGGILNLIKGMYFLVPRNLTQAAGFYNSLMEVKTPAFIVESLNGYRLKEPMPNNLGEFKTPIGEVEITKEGKDVTILTYGSTWRIVTEAAKELTALGIDAEVIDVQSLIPFDISKQVNESLAKTNRLVVVDEDVPGGASAYILQQVLEQNNGYYQLDSKPLTITAKEHRPAYATDGDYFSKPSLDDIVEGVYQLMSEAKPNEFPPIFK; the protein is encoded by the coding sequence ATGCAAGAAAACGATAATATTTTAAGCCAAGAAATTTCCTTTGAAACTTTTAAAAACGAAATTTTAAACGATTATTACACCGCACGCTTGAGCCGAGAAATTAGTCTTTTAGGACGAAAAGAAGTGCTTACGGGAAAAGCCAAATTTGGAATATTTGGTGGCGGAAAAGAAGTTCCACAAATCGCTTTGTCCAAAGTGTTTAAAAAAGGAGATTTCCGTTCGGGCTATTATCGTGATCAGACTTTAATGCTTGCCATAGGCGAAACCACGCCAGAAAATATTTTTGCTCAACTCTACGCCACAACCGACGAAGAGCTAGAGCCCGCTTCTGCAGGTCGCCAAATGACTTCGCACTTTGCAACACATTCCCTAAACAAGCAAGGAGAATGGAATCGCTTGAGCGAACAAAAAAATTCGGTTTCGGATATTTCTCCCACCGCAGGACAAATGCCTCGCTTGGTGGGACTAGGACAAGCATCTAAATATTATAAAAATGTACCAAGTGCCGATCCCGATCAGCAATTCTCTATCAACGGGCGCGAAATCGCTTTTGGAACCATTGGCGATGCCAGCACCTCCGAAGGGCATTTCTGGGAATGCATCAACGCCATTGGGGTTATGCAAGTGCCTGTGGTGCTTTCGATTTGGGACGATGAGTATGGAATCTCTGTGAATGCAGAATTTCAGCGTACTAAATCTAATTTAAGCGAAATGCTTGAAGGTTTTAGAAAAACTGCCGATGAGCGAGGCATTGAAATCATCACTACCTCTGCCACCGACTATGCCCACATGCTTGAAAGCTACCAAAAAGCAGAAAAAATTGCAAGAGAGGAATACACGCCTGTGGTGGTGCATGTAAGAAATTGTACACAGCCACAAGGACACTCCACCTCGGGTTCGCACGAGCGATACAAATCGCCAGAAAGATTGCAATGGGAGAAAGAAAACGATAATATCGAAAAATTAAAACAATTCATTCTCTCGTTTGAGGGCGAACAAAATGGCACTGTTTTAAAAATCGCTACCGAAGAAGAAATTCAGGAATTAGACAAAAAAGCTAAAACCGATGCTCGCCAAGCACAGAAAAAAGCTTGGGCAGACTATACAGCAATCATTCAAAAATTAAAAGATGAAGCAGTAGCCTTGATTGAACAAAACATTGCACAATCAAGCAATGCCGCTTTCTTGAAAAAAGAATTAGATGATTTAAACAATCAACTTTCTACTTATAAGAGAAGCGTGTTCTACACCGTGCGAAAAGTTCTACGCCTAACAGCGAAAGAGAACTATCCAGCTCGTGAGGCTCTGAGCCAATGGTATCAAAAAGCTATGGCAGAAGAGTATGAACACTACTCTACCCGATTGTATTTTGAGGATTTCAAGGATTTGCCAAAAGCCGTGAAACCCACTTATGATGAAAATCCAGAAGAGGTAGATGGGCGAATTGTTTTGCGAGATAATTTCGAAAAAATATTTGAAAAAAATCCGAAAGTTTTAGCCTTTGGAGAAGATTCAGGGAAAATTGGAGATGTGAACCAAGGGCTCGAGGGATTACAAGAAAAATTCGGAATCGACCGAGTGAGCGATACAGGAATTAGAGAAGCCACTATTTTGGGACAAGGAATTGGTCTTGCCATGCGTGGACTTCGCCCAATTGCCGAAATTCAGTATTTAGATTATGTGCTATATTGCTTGCAAGGCATGAGCGATGATTTAGCTACACTATGCTACCGCTCCAATGCACGCCAAGTGGCTCCCGTGATCGTGAGAACACGCGGGCACCGCCTAGAAGGAATTTGGCACGCAGGCTCGCCCATGGGAGGAATTTTAAATTTAATTAAAGGTATGTATTTCTTGGTACCGAGAAACCTTACCCAAGCTGCGGGATTCTACAATAGTTTAATGGAAGTTAAAACACCAGCCTTTATCGTAGAAAGCTTAAACGGCTACCGATTAAAAGAACCTATGCCAAACAACTTAGGCGAGTTCAAAACACCAATCGGGGAGGTAGAAATCACCAAAGAAGGAAAAGATGTTACTATCTTAACCTATGGTTCTACTTGGAGAATCGTAACCGAAGCCGCCAAAGAATTGACGGCACTGGGCATTGATGCTGAGGTGATAGATGTTCAGTCATTAATCCCGTTTGATATTTCAAAACAAGTAAATGAAAGTTTGGCTAAAACCAATCGCTTAGTCGTGGTGGACGAAGATGTACCAGGTGGTGCGTCGGCATACATTTTACAACAAGTTTTGGAACAGAATAATGGATATTATCAATTAGATAGCAAGCCACTCACCATTACTGCCAAAGAGCACCGTCCTGCATATGCCACAGATGGAGATTATTTCTCTAAACCATCGCTCGATGATATTGTAGAAGGCGTTTACCAATTAATGAGCGAAGCTAAACCTAATGAATTTCCGCCAATATTTAAATAA
- the tamL gene encoding translocation and assembly module lipoprotein TamL, whose product MIFRYSKILILLLFGGILLTIQSCSLTKKLNKNEYYLRSNSFKFEGKKAFKSDLEDYVSQKPNARMLGILPLQDWMYNLVPAKFDSTFEAYYSYSRKERNQKLLDSLYIKFGLKEYVGKNNFLYRQFYNWGAEPVILDTTSSYSSARNLKQMFFERGYFEAEVDPTFKIDTAAQKARVTYNIKLNEPSFIKDYNQVITNTDMEDLYKENEDKSAVKVGERFDVRNFELERDRLTRIFKNNGYFNFNEFGEELIFKVDSTNSKELGITMRIAKPKGDSIQNFIKYRWGTIDIFTNNTDSNIKHIREYKGYTLKSNEEFQFKPRVFTDAITITEGDVYSEKAIDETRTLIFDRENFSLTSMVPEKNEKDSLINFKIFLQPKPKYDLQLSFEGMYSQFLNFGISPGLRLLNRNIFRGGENLEFNLKGTVGTVNKAGHENHFFNAYELSFNTEMTFPRWLLPFNTEDLFPKSYNLKSSIGLGLSGQKNIGLGSRSYVAYMDYKFQPGVSEVTIEPLSFQYIRNTEKDKYYRVFTLDNEIREKTFNAFFHYRPHIQKLYDEGKLSEPHLERLIYQDEKFAETLPNAQGKGYNFQDYTDFRNMVFRKRSITQDVFIQPISVAWHYNENKRVDKENPWNIYTRVAVSGAILRLADLILNFEKEDNFFGNKTSLIGGVPYSEYLRFDLDVRKTFNVSEKSAIALRGLFGIAYPYGNSNTIPFSRSYFAGGSNDVRAWKAYELSPAPLRPNDQGTYVDDMKITVNAEYRFPISGIFHGATFVDAGNIWSVKNTNERTSFKINQFYKQLGVGGGFGARFVFPFVVARLDLAYKLHDPAYPEGDRWFKNFNFLKPRIQFGINYPF is encoded by the coding sequence ATGATTTTTAGATATTCAAAGATATTAATTTTATTGTTATTTGGCGGAATTCTCTTAACTATTCAGTCGTGTAGCTTGACCAAAAAATTAAACAAAAATGAATATTATTTGCGTTCCAACTCTTTTAAATTTGAAGGAAAAAAAGCTTTTAAAAGTGATTTGGAAGACTATGTTTCGCAAAAACCAAATGCTAGAATGCTGGGGATTTTACCGCTCCAAGACTGGATGTACAACTTGGTGCCTGCTAAATTCGATTCCACTTTTGAGGCGTATTATTCTTACAGCAGAAAGGAGCGAAATCAGAAATTGCTAGATAGCCTTTACATCAAATTTGGACTAAAGGAATATGTGGGGAAAAATAATTTTTTATACCGTCAGTTTTACAACTGGGGGGCAGAACCCGTGATTCTAGACACCACTTCTAGCTACTCCTCTGCCCGCAATTTGAAACAAATGTTTTTTGAAAGAGGCTATTTTGAAGCAGAGGTAGATCCCACTTTCAAAATCGATACAGCAGCACAAAAAGCGCGTGTAACTTATAATATTAAACTAAATGAACCTTCTTTTATCAAAGACTACAATCAAGTAATTACCAATACCGATATGGAGGATTTGTACAAAGAAAATGAGGACAAATCTGCGGTGAAAGTAGGAGAAAGATTTGATGTAAGAAATTTTGAACTAGAGCGCGATCGTTTAACCCGAATTTTTAAAAACAATGGATACTTTAATTTTAATGAATTTGGAGAAGAATTGATTTTTAAAGTAGATAGCACCAATAGCAAGGAACTAGGCATTACCATGCGCATTGCCAAACCTAAGGGCGATTCTATCCAGAATTTCATTAAATATCGCTGGGGAACGATTGATATTTTTACCAATAATACGGATAGCAATATCAAACATATTAGAGAATACAAAGGCTATACATTGAAATCTAACGAGGAATTTCAGTTTAAGCCTCGCGTGTTTACCGATGCCATCACCATCACAGAGGGAGATGTTTACAGCGAAAAGGCGATCGACGAGACTCGAACTTTGATTTTTGACCGCGAAAACTTTTCTCTCACCTCCATGGTACCAGAGAAAAACGAAAAAGATTCACTCATTAATTTTAAAATATTCCTTCAGCCCAAGCCTAAATACGATTTGCAGCTTTCCTTTGAGGGCATGTATTCTCAGTTCTTAAACTTCGGAATCTCTCCAGGGCTAAGGCTCCTTAACCGAAACATCTTCAGAGGTGGAGAGAATTTAGAATTTAATCTAAAAGGTACTGTGGGCACCGTGAACAAAGCAGGACACGAAAATCATTTCTTCAATGCTTATGAATTATCCTTCAATACAGAAATGACATTCCCTAGATGGCTATTGCCTTTCAACACAGAAGATTTATTCCCTAAAAGCTATAACTTAAAATCGTCGATAGGATTAGGACTTAGCGGACAAAAAAACATTGGGCTAGGCAGTAGAAGCTATGTCGCTTATATGGATTATAAATTCCAGCCAGGCGTGAGCGAAGTTACCATAGAACCCCTGAGTTTCCAATACATTAGAAATACAGAAAAGGATAAATATTATAGAGTATTTACGCTAGACAATGAAATTAGAGAAAAAACCTTTAATGCATTTTTCCATTACAGACCTCACATCCAAAAGCTATATGACGAAGGAAAATTAAGCGAACCTCATTTGGAAAGGCTAATTTATCAAGACGAAAAATTTGCCGAAACACTGCCCAATGCTCAAGGAAAAGGATACAATTTCCAAGACTATACTGATTTTAGAAACATGGTATTTAGAAAAAGAAGCATCACACAAGATGTGTTTATTCAGCCTATTTCTGTGGCATGGCACTACAACGAAAATAAACGCGTAGACAAAGAAAACCCATGGAACATTTACACCCGTGTAGCTGTGAGTGGGGCAATTTTGAGATTAGCCGATTTAATCCTTAATTTTGAAAAAGAAGACAACTTTTTCGGGAACAAGACATCGCTCATAGGAGGCGTTCCGTATTCAGAATATTTGCGTTTTGACTTAGATGTGCGCAAGACTTTCAATGTAAGCGAAAAATCAGCCATCGCCTTGCGCGGATTATTTGGAATCGCCTATCCTTACGGAAACTCAAACACCATACCTTTCAGCCGTTCTTATTTTGCAGGAGGCTCAAACGATGTGCGTGCATGGAAAGCCTACGAATTATCTCCCGCACCACTCCGCCCAAATGACCAAGGAACTTATGTAGATGATATGAAAATCACCGTAAACGCAGAATACCGTTTTCCTATATCAGGAATATTCCACGGAGCCACCTTTGTAGATGCGGGGAACATTTGGAGCGTAAAAAATACCAACGAAAGAACTAGCTTTAAAATCAATCAATTCTACAAGCAATTAGGTGTAGGCGGGGGCTTTGGAGCCAGATTTGTTTTTCCTTTTGTGGTGGCGCGTTTAGATCTTGCCTATAAGTTGCACGATCCAGCCTACCCAGAAGGCGATAGATGGTTTAAAAACTTTAATTTCTTAAAACCAAGAATTCAATTTGGAATTAATTATCCGTTCTAA
- a CDS encoding TrmH family RNA methyltransferase: MVSKSTIKLIKSLQQKKYRNKHQLFVVEGIKSVQEFLKSRFKLNAIYCLEELKNDFKNAEIVSEKELSQISALKNPQKVLAVFACEKNDLPVDLDELILALDNVQDPGNLGTILRLADWFGIKNIVCNSDTVDCYNPKTIQASMGSLSRVRVFYTDLKEFLAQQKNPIYGTFMNGENIYNQNLAPKGIIVLGNEGKGISPEIEKLCTQRISIPQVGNSTESLNVAMAASIVINEFCRPQLVGK; the protein is encoded by the coding sequence ATGGTATCTAAATCTACAATAAAACTTATTAAAAGTTTACAGCAAAAAAAATATCGAAATAAGCACCAATTATTTGTGGTAGAAGGAATAAAATCGGTGCAGGAATTTCTAAAAAGTAGATTTAAGCTAAATGCAATTTATTGTTTAGAAGAATTAAAAAATGATTTTAAAAATGCCGAAATAGTATCAGAAAAGGAATTATCTCAAATTTCTGCTCTTAAAAATCCACAAAAAGTTCTAGCTGTTTTTGCTTGTGAAAAAAATGATTTGCCTGTGGATTTAGATGAGCTAATTTTAGCTTTAGATAATGTACAAGATCCAGGTAATTTGGGCACGATTTTGCGTCTTGCCGATTGGTTTGGCATCAAAAACATTGTTTGCAACAGCGATACAGTGGATTGCTACAACCCCAAAACCATTCAAGCAAGTATGGGGTCGCTCAGCCGTGTGCGTGTTTTTTATACAGATTTAAAGGAATTTTTAGCCCAACAAAAAAATCCGATTTATGGCACTTTTATGAATGGTGAGAATATTTACAACCAAAATTTAGCCCCAAAAGGAATCATCGTTTTAGGTAACGAGGGGAAAGGCATTTCGCCTGAAATCGAAAAACTTTGCACCCAGAGAATCAGCATTCCGCAAGTGGGAAATTCCACTGAAAGTCTAAATGTTGCCATGGCAGCATCGATTGTGATTAATGAATTTTGCCGTCCACAATTGGTAGGAAAATAA
- a CDS encoding sulfatase produces the protein MKKYLLPLAAFGVLTFSACTTSKNAETSNAKNKSKKPNIIVFLVDDMGWQDTSLPFWKQQTPLNRRYHTPNMERLAKEGMMFTNAYACAVSTPSRVSLLSGMNAARHRVTNWTMYKDNISNRRSNNNLKEPVWNMNGMIMSDTLRHAVHVPQTLPKVLHDNGYKTIHVGKAHFAAYSTPGADPRNLGYDVNVAGHGAGQPASYYGEDCYADQGKNRFVYNVPDLEPYYYTDTFLTDALTLEAEKEMKKAVAENKPFFLNLSQYAVHTPIMPDKRFLAKYKAQGLDDTEAAYATLLEGMDKGLGDIMDFLEKNNLADNTIIMFMSDNGGLTSYTRTGGKGTHNLPLRSGKGSIYEGGVREPMIVKWPGVVKPNTKTDQNIIIEDFYPTILEMAGAKPKGKSQVIDGVSFVSTLKGAKTDNEKRPIIWNYPNDWGVVDAGTNFFTGIKLGDYKFIYFYDNRPAELYNIKEDIGEKHNIIKEKPEIAKKLAKQLSDALKEMNAQRPSKPDGTLIPYPDEVIK, from the coding sequence ATGAAAAAATATCTTCTTCCATTGGCTGCCTTTGGAGTGTTGACATTTAGTGCCTGTACGACTTCCAAAAATGCCGAAACTAGCAATGCAAAAAATAAATCTAAAAAACCGAATATTATTGTTTTTTTGGTAGATGACATGGGGTGGCAAGACACCTCGCTACCATTTTGGAAACAGCAAACACCGCTGAATCGTCGTTACCACACCCCTAATATGGAACGCCTTGCCAAGGAAGGAATGATGTTTACCAACGCTTATGCATGTGCTGTGAGCACGCCCTCTCGCGTGAGCCTTCTGAGCGGAATGAACGCAGCTCGCCACCGAGTGACCAATTGGACAATGTATAAGGATAATATCTCTAATCGCCGCAGTAATAATAATTTAAAAGAGCCCGTTTGGAACATGAACGGAATGATTATGAGCGACACGCTCCGTCATGCAGTGCATGTGCCACAAACTTTGCCTAAAGTATTGCACGACAATGGCTACAAAACCATTCATGTAGGGAAAGCACATTTTGCTGCATACAGCACGCCTGGTGCCGATCCTCGAAATCTAGGCTATGATGTAAATGTGGCAGGACATGGTGCAGGACAGCCCGCAAGTTACTATGGAGAGGATTGCTATGCAGATCAAGGCAAAAACCGATTTGTGTATAATGTGCCAGATTTAGAACCTTATTACTACACCGATACTTTCTTGACTGATGCTTTGACTCTCGAAGCTGAAAAAGAAATGAAAAAAGCGGTGGCAGAAAACAAGCCATTTTTCTTGAATTTATCTCAATATGCGGTGCACACACCAATTATGCCAGACAAGAGATTCTTGGCTAAATACAAAGCACAAGGACTTGATGATACCGAGGCAGCCTATGCCACTTTGCTAGAAGGTATGGACAAAGGGCTTGGCGACATCATGGATTTCCTTGAAAAAAATAATTTGGCAGATAACACTATTATCATGTTTATGTCAGACAATGGTGGGCTTACCAGCTACACCCGCACGGGCGGAAAAGGAACACACAATTTGCCATTGCGTAGCGGCAAAGGTTCTATTTACGAGGGAGGCGTGCGTGAGCCTATGATTGTGAAATGGCCTGGCGTGGTGAAACCAAACACCAAAACCGACCAAAATATCATTATCGAAGATTTTTATCCTACCATTTTAGAAATGGCGGGTGCCAAACCAAAAGGAAAATCGCAAGTGATTGATGGAGTGAGTTTTGTTTCAACGCTAAAAGGTGCCAAAACCGATAACGAAAAACGACCAATCATCTGGAATTATCCAAACGATTGGGGCGTTGTAGATGCAGGAACCAATTTCTTTACAGGGATTAAATTAGGAGATTACAAATTCATTTATTTCTACGATAATCGCCCTGCGGAGTTGTACAACATCAAAGAAGACATTGGCGAAAAGCACAACATCATCAAGGAAAAACCTGAAATCGCTAAAAAACTGGCAAAACAATTGTCTGATGCATTAAAAGAAATGAACGCCCAACGCCCATCTAAACCCGATGGAACGCTCATTCCTTATCCTGATGAAGTAATTAAATAA
- a CDS encoding glycoside hydrolase family 125 protein → MQSRRTFIKNTMIGAAGLALMPNFVWAKGYPTKRPPLSQRKFTSPAVEQLIKQIKSQIKDEKLAWMFENCFPNTLDTTVSVGTLKGKPDTFVVTGDIEAMWLRDSAAQVYPYLSLVKKDPKLKKLIQGVIHRQTDCILIDPYANGFNKTALADKDNRWAQDTGMKPEIHERKWEIDSLCYPIRLVYNYWKQTGDTSVFDKDWHQAAKLIIKTFKEQQRKEDGKGPYSFLRVTDRQLDTVSNVGFGRPLKPVGLINSTFRPSDDNTTFGFLIPSNLFAVKSLRQMAEILTKVVHDNATAQEAKDLANEVEKAIQQYGIVNHPKYGKVYAYEVDGFGNHTYMDDPNVPSLLALPYLDLVSKDDPIYKNTRKLVWSTDNPYFFVGKAAQGIGSPHIGTYDMIWPMSLIMKGMTTDDPNEMFECLEVLKNTDANTGFIHETFNKDNPEKFTREWFAWANTLFGELVIKWVQAKK, encoded by the coding sequence ATGCAAAGTCGTAGAACATTTATAAAGAATACCATGATTGGTGCTGCGGGATTAGCTTTGATGCCAAATTTCGTTTGGGCAAAAGGCTACCCAACCAAACGCCCACCTTTAAGCCAAAGAAAATTCACTTCGCCTGCTGTGGAACAATTAATCAAGCAAATTAAATCGCAAATCAAAGACGAAAAATTGGCTTGGATGTTTGAGAATTGTTTTCCCAATACGCTGGATACTACCGTTTCTGTAGGCACGCTCAAGGGCAAGCCCGATACTTTTGTAGTAACGGGAGACATCGAGGCGATGTGGCTCAGGGATTCGGCAGCACAGGTGTATCCTTATTTAAGTTTAGTGAAAAAAGACCCAAAACTTAAAAAATTAATCCAAGGTGTGATTCATCGCCAGACCGATTGTATTTTAATCGATCCGTATGCCAATGGGTTTAATAAAACTGCCCTTGCCGACAAAGATAACCGCTGGGCGCAAGACACGGGCATGAAACCTGAAATCCACGAAAGAAAATGGGAAATAGATTCTTTGTGCTACCCGATTCGCTTGGTATATAATTATTGGAAACAAACGGGCGACACCAGCGTGTTTGACAAAGATTGGCACCAAGCGGCAAAATTAATCATCAAGACTTTTAAAGAACAGCAACGCAAAGAAGATGGAAAAGGACCTTATAGCTTTTTGCGCGTTACCGATCGCCAGCTAGATACGGTATCCAATGTAGGTTTTGGTCGCCCATTGAAGCCTGTTGGTTTAATTAATTCAACTTTCCGTCCGTCGGACGATAATACTACTTTTGGATTTTTAATTCCGTCTAATCTATTTGCTGTAAAATCTTTACGACAAATGGCGGAAATTTTAACTAAAGTGGTGCACGATAATGCAACCGCCCAAGAAGCTAAAGATTTAGCCAACGAGGTGGAAAAAGCCATTCAGCAATATGGTATTGTAAATCACCCAAAATACGGAAAAGTTTATGCCTATGAAGTAGATGGTTTTGGAAACCATACCTACATGGACGACCCGAATGTGCCAAGCCTTTTGGCATTGCCTTATTTAGACTTGGTGAGTAAAGATGATCCTATCTACAAAAACACCCGAAAACTGGTCTGGAGCACCGATAATCCATACTTTTTTGTAGGAAAGGCGGCGCAAGGCATTGGCAGTCCGCATATTGGTACTTATGACATGATTTGGCCAATGAGTTTAATTATGAAAGGAATGACAACCGATGACCCCAACGAAATGTTTGAATGCCTAGAAGTGCTGAAAAACACCGATGCCAATACGGGCTTTATCCATGAAACTTTTAACAAAGACAATCCAGAAAAATTCACGCGAGAGTGGTTTGCGTGGGCAAATACGCTTTTTGGAGAATTGGTGATTAAGTGGGTACAAGCAAAAAAATGA
- a CDS encoding zinc ribbon domain-containing protein YjdM — MSEAVICPKCNSEYTYENGDLMACTQCFYEWNPEEEAKKNQILDANGNPLENGDAVVVVKDLPVKGAAKPIKAGTKVKNIRLNPDSDHNIDCKIDGFGAIALKSEFVKKA, encoded by the coding sequence ATGAGCGAAGCAGTAATTTGCCCAAAATGTAATTCGGAGTACACTTACGAGAACGGAGATTTAATGGCGTGTACACAGTGTTTTTATGAATGGAATCCAGAAGAAGAAGCTAAGAAAAATCAAATTTTGGATGCCAATGGAAATCCTCTGGAAAACGGAGATGCCGTGGTGGTGGTAAAGGATTTGCCTGTAAAAGGTGCGGCTAAACCGATAAAAGCTGGAACTAAAGTAAAAAATATAAGACTTAATCCAGATAGCGACCACAATATCGATTGCAAAATCGACGGATTCGGTGCCATAGCATTGAAATCAGAATTCGTGAAAAAAGCTTAA
- the glyA gene encoding serine hydroxymethyltransferase produces MDTIFSLIEDEKQRQINGIELIASENFVSDEVLKALGSVLTNKYAEGYPGKRYYGGCEVVDKIETLAIDRLKELFGAAYANVQPHSGSQANAAVYLACLNNGDKIMGLDLAHGGHLTHGSPVNFSGIRFEVCSYGLNKETGLIDYEQMAETARREKPNLIICGASAYSRDIDYAKFREVADEVGAILMADIAHPAGLIAKGLLNNPMPHCHIVTSTTHKTLRGPRGGIIMMGEDFENPFGKTLKGKTRMMSELLNMAVFPGTQGGPLEHCIAAKAVAFGEALTPNFEQYGKQIIKNSQALAKALMDRDYQIVSGGTENHCMLIDLRNKDITGKKAENALVQAHITCNKNMVPFDTQSPFITSGIRLGTPAITTRGLVENDMETIAELIDRVIQNPDDEKTLQNTAKEVHDLMHNRPLFNF; encoded by the coding sequence ATGGACACAATTTTCTCGCTCATCGAAGATGAAAAACAACGACAAATTAATGGTATTGAGCTTATTGCCTCAGAAAACTTTGTAAGTGATGAAGTGCTAAAGGCACTCGGCTCTGTGCTTACCAACAAATACGCCGAAGGCTATCCTGGAAAACGCTACTATGGCGGCTGCGAGGTGGTAGACAAAATCGAAACGCTTGCCATCGATAGACTTAAAGAGCTTTTTGGTGCTGCGTATGCCAATGTTCAGCCACACTCTGGTTCGCAAGCCAATGCTGCGGTGTATCTAGCTTGCTTGAACAACGGAGACAAAATCATGGGGCTTGACTTGGCTCATGGCGGGCACCTTACACATGGCTCGCCTGTGAATTTCTCTGGAATCCGTTTTGAAGTTTGCTCTTACGGACTCAACAAAGAAACTGGGCTTATCGATTACGAACAAATGGCTGAAACGGCTCGCCGTGAAAAACCAAATTTAATCATTTGCGGTGCCTCTGCCTACTCTCGCGATATTGATTATGCTAAATTCAGAGAAGTGGCTGATGAAGTGGGGGCAATTTTAATGGCAGATATTGCGCACCCTGCAGGATTGATTGCCAAAGGTTTGCTTAACAACCCGATGCCTCATTGCCATATCGTAACCTCAACTACGCACAAAACACTTCGCGGACCTCGTGGGGGAATCATCATGATGGGAGAAGATTTTGAAAACCCGTTTGGCAAGACTTTGAAAGGCAAAACTCGCATGATGTCTGAATTGCTGAATATGGCTGTTTTCCCAGGCACGCAAGGAGGACCACTAGAGCATTGTATTGCTGCAAAAGCAGTTGCTTTTGGCGAAGCACTTACACCAAATTTTGAACAATACGGAAAGCAAATCATCAAAAACAGCCAAGCTTTGGCTAAAGCTCTTATGGACAGAGATTACCAAATCGTTTCGGGTGGAACTGAAAATCACTGTATGTTGATTGATTTGCGCAACAAGGACATCACAGGTAAAAAAGCGGAAAATGCACTGGTGCAAGCTCACATTACTTGTAACAAGAATATGGTGCCTTTTGACACGCAATCGCCATTCATTACATCGGGAATTCGTTTGGGAACTCCAGCAATCACCACTCGTGGTTTGGTAGAAAACGACATGGAAACCATCGCGGAATTGATCGATCGCGTGATTCAAAATCCTGATGACGAAAAAACTTTGCAAAATACGGCAAAAGAAGTACACGATTTAATGCACAATCGTCCGCTTTTTAATTTCTAA